The proteins below come from a single Triticum aestivum cultivar Chinese Spring chromosome 5D, IWGSC CS RefSeq v2.1, whole genome shotgun sequence genomic window:
- the LOC123121992 gene encoding uncharacterized protein isoform X2 — protein MSLFRVVPANAGPYAVAPRATVVRFITLRSTVARPGLAGLSSQAHGRYLMCRAMVIKLISLIWNEWISVPSTCHTLQRHDCLPKHMVYALCVERWSLSWYH, from the exons ATGTCCCTCTTCCGGGTCGTGCCTGCGAATGCAGGTCCCTACGCCGTGGCGCCGCGGGCCACCGTCGTCCGCTTCATCACCTTGCGCTCGACCGTCGCGCGCCCCGGCCTCGCAG GATTGTCATCCCAAGCACATGGCAGATACCTTATGTGCCGAGCGATGGTCATTAAGCTGATATCATTAATTTGGAATGAGTGGATTTCTGTTCCATCAACCTGTCACACTTTACAACGACAT GATTGTCTTCCCAAGCACATGGTGTATGCCTTATGTGTGGAGCGATGGTCATTAAGCTGGTATCATTAA
- the LOC123121992 gene encoding uncharacterized protein isoform X1 — protein MSLFRVVPANAGPYAVAPRATVVRFITLRSTVARPGLAARGVRVTRRLPSRCAPEAPPPPPDVLPPPLDASLPPPPDASLPPPPDAKESSRLFTGFAKAWGEVKRNCLYLSIMLVCIGVGYLVTKENPQAASLVTMCDKVEKLYKLLSRLVPVFTAILKCFK, from the exons ATGTCCCTCTTCCGGGTCGTGCCTGCGAATGCAGGTCCCTACGCCGTGGCGCCGCGGGCCACCGTCGTCCGCTTCATCACCTTGCGCTCGACCGTCGCGCGCCCCGGCCTCGCAG CAAGAGGGGTGCGGGTTACGCGTCGTCTCCCCTCGCGGTGTGCACCCgaggcgccgccgcctccgcccgacgTGCTGCCACCTCCGCTCGACGCCTcgctgccgccaccgcccgacGCCTCGCTGCCTCCACCGCCTGACGCCAAGGAATCGTCAAGATTGTTCACAGGGTTTGCGAAGGCGTGGGGCGAAGTGAAGAGGAATTGCTTGTACCTTTCTATCATGCTAGTCTGTATCGGGGTTGGCTATTTAGTCACAAAGGAAAACCCGCAAGCTGCTTCCTTAGTTACCATGTGCGACAAGGTCGAGAAGCTGTACAAGTTGCTGTCTCGCTTGGTTCCTGTTTTCACTGCGATTCTTAAGTGTTTCAAGTGA